The following coding sequences lie in one Danio rerio strain Tuebingen ecotype United States chromosome 25, GRCz12tu, whole genome shotgun sequence genomic window:
- the dkk3b gene encoding dickkopf-related protein 3b precursor, with protein sequence MLKSMILCLCVGLAVGSSVHRGAHLDISDTLEEHVAHGQTTLNEMFREVEKLMEDTQHKLEEAVHQMENETTNSLLNGRDFPDNFHDETTTEIKLGNRTIQLIERINKKTDNKTGKTHFSRTLIQNTERWNEVDHECMIDEDCGDGSFCLYEIVTSKCVPCQTTNMECTKDVECCGDQLCVWGVCAQNKTKGQSGTICQNQNDCSPQHCCAFHKALLFPVCRPKPQEGQGCEREGNQLMEVLLWEDEGPREHCPCAAGLLCQQIQKSSVCVDERHASGEGNED encoded by the exons ATGCTGAAATCGATGATATTGTGTCTCTGTGTGGGTTTAGCAGTGGGCAGTTCAGTTCACCGAGGCGCGCATCTGGACATCAGCGATACCCTGGAGGAGCATGTGGCTCACGGACAAACCACTTTAAACGAGATGTTCAGAGAGGTGGAGAAACTGATGGAGGACACACAGCACAAGCTCGAGGAGGCTGTGCATCAG ATGGAGAACGAGACTACAAACTCACTGTTAAATGGACGCGACTTTCCAGACAACTTTCACGATGAAACTACGACAGAAATTAAGTTGGGGAATCGAACCATTCAGCTGATAGAGAGAATCAACAAG AAAACGGACAATAAAACCGGGAAGACTCATTTTTCCAGAACTCTCATTCAGAACACTGAACGGTGGAATGAAGTAGATCAT GAGTGTATGATTGATGAAGACTGCGGAGATGGAAGTTTCTGTCTGTATGAGATTGTCACCTCCAAATGTGTCCCGTGCCAGACAACTAATATG GAGTGCACAAAGGATGTGGAGTGTTGTGGAGATCAGCTGTGTGTTTGGGGTGTTTGTGCTCAGAACAAAACCAAAGGACAGTCGGGAACAATCTGCCAGAACCAGAATGACTGCAGTCCTCAGCACTGCTGCGCCTTCCACAAGG CCCTGCTGTTCCCCGTGTGTCGGCCCAAACCGCAGGAAGGTCAGGGCTGTGAGCGTGAGGGGAATCAGCTGATGGAGGTGCTGCTGTGGGAGGATGAGGGTCCGCGCGAGCACTGCCCCTGTGCTGCGGGTCTGCTCTGCCAACAGATACA GAAATCAtcagtgtgtgtggatgagagaCATGCCTCCGGTGAAGGAAATGAGGACTGA
- the LOC137489340 gene encoding uncharacterized protein, protein MTLATCFASQTANNMSTVFFTRDNLITPVFVNNNHQSDTMASPTPRTTTRSPTENPENGRKGKRVSAFFKRVWKAAKRPFLSSDRSRVVPFEPQSDNDNFEHLPVPGPSRTVAAHADPEPVWLPGQVCEDPQPLSVPGPSRIKQTADVPNADRARPESSTALTGHVDPEQMHPPVQVCDSLESLAVPGPSRIQSTTIADHVDPEQMRPPVQVCEDPQPLSVPGPSRIKQSAEVQNADPARPESSTALTGHVDTEQMRPPVQVCDSLESLAVPGPSRIQSTTIADHVDPEQMRPPVQVCEDPQPGPSNIKKMTDADSVSPESPPSVQDPSKIDGTDEKPKKGRKGKRVSAFFKRVWKAAKFPFLHFTPQPEPESEPDPDLESVFLPGQGPEEDSGLTRGFDLSQFEVGDMIGEGAFGQVYVASHKRSKRVKVALKCMVKSQQDRYLDVDGHSTPVLAEVAMMLRLMNAPRCPNIIRLHHWLEIEDNFVLILEYAESCKTLLQYIKDTADIEENQARQLMRQLIRAVMFCTERGVFHGDIHTANILVTLPRLELKLIDFGCAQPITQKPFNKSDYRGAGHGMPPEALRCRVFHAYPAYVWTIGIMLYEIMHGRLAFNNRQSIMFGCIEIHPRLSTACVDLISQCLIRNPAKRLQLHQVEEHCWFNPTTPNPVKQLYKRRKN, encoded by the exons atgactTTAGCGACTTGTTTTGCATCTCAAACAGCAAATAATATGTCGACTGTGTTTTTTACTCGAGATAATTTGATCACGCCTGTATTTGTCAACAATAATCATCAGAGTGACACGATGGCTTCTCCTACACCTCGTACCACGACGAGAAGCCCAACAG AAAACCCAGAGAACGGGAGGAAAGGGAAAAGAGTctctgctttctttaagagagTATGGAAGGCTGCAAAGCGCCCTTTCCTTAGCTCTGACCGGAGCAGAGTGGTTCCCTTTGAACCACAGTCAGATAACGACAATTTCGAGCACCTGCCTGTTCCAGGTCCCTCCAGGACCGTCGCAGCACATGCAGACCCTGAGCCGGTGTGGCTGCCAGGCCAGGTCTGTGAAGATCCtcagccgttgagtgttccgggcccctcCAGGATCAAGCAAACAGCAGATGTGCCGAATGCAGATCGGGCCCGTCCTGAGTCCTCAACGGCCCTCACAGGTCATGTTGACCCTGAGCAGATGCATCCGCCAGTCCAGGTCTGCGACAGTCTCGAGTCGTTGGCTGTTCCAGGACCATCCAGGATCCAGTCAACGACCATCGCAGATCATGTTGACCCTGAgcagatgcgtccgccagtccaggtctgtgaagatcctcagccgttgagtgttccgggcccctcCAGGATCAAGCAATCAGCAGAAGTGCAGAATGCAGATCCAGCCCGTCCTGAGTCCTCAACGGCCCTCACAGGTCATGTTGACACCGAgcagatgcgtccgccagtccaggtctgCGACAGTCTCGAGTCGTTGGCTGTTCCAGGACCTTCCAGGATCCAGTCAACGACCATCGCAGATCATGTTGACCCTGAgcagatgcgtccgccagtccaggtctgTGAAGATCCTCAGCCGGGCCCCTCCAATATTAAGAAAATGACGGATGCAGATTCGGTCAGTCCTGAGTCGCCTCCGTCTGTTCAAGACCCCTCTAAAATTGATGGGACTGATG aaaaacccaagaaaggaaggaaagggaaaagagtctctgctttctttaagagagTATGGAAGGCTGCGAAGTTCCCTTTCCTGCATTTTACGCCACAGCCTGAGCCAGAGTCAGAGCCAGACCCAGACCTTGAGTCAGTATTTCTGCCAGGCCAGGGTCCTGAGGAGGATTCTGGGCTCACTCGTG gaTTTGATCTGTCTCAGTTTGAAGTCGGAGACATGATTGGAGAAGGAGCTTTTGGCCAGGTGTATGTGGCATCTCACAAACGCAGTAAAAGAGTAAAG GTTGCCCTGAAGTGTATGGTGAAGAGTCAACAGGACCGTTATCTGGACGTT GATGGTCATTCCACACCTGTGCTTGCGGAAGTGGCAATGATGCTTAGGTTGATGAATGCTCCGCGATGTCCAAACATCATCAGATTACACCACTGGCTTGAGATTGAGGACAACTTTGTTCTCATTCTGGAGTACGCAGAGTCATGCAAGACCTTGCTTCAGTACATCAAAGATACAGCGGACATTGAAGAAAACCAAGCACGCCAGTTAATGCGTCAGTTGATCCGAGCTGTAATGTTCTGCACTGAGCGTGGAGTTTTCCATGGTGATATACACACAGCGAACATCCTGGTGACTCTACCCCGACTAGAGCTCAAATTGATCGACTTTGGATGTGCTCAGCCAATTACCCAAAAGCCTTTCAACAAAAGTGACTATCGAG GAGCTGGACATGGCATGCCACCCGAGGCTTTGAGGTGTCGTGTATTCCATGCTTACCCGGCATACGTCTGGACAATAGGCATCATGCTGTATGAAATAATGCATGGACGACTGGCCTTTAATAACAGACAGTCAATAATGTTTGGCTGCATTGAGATACACCCCAGATTATCTACAG CATGCGTGGACCTGATTTCCCAGTGTTTGATCCGTAATCCAGCTAAACGGCTACAGTTACACCAGGTAGAAGAGCACTGCTGGTTCAATCCAACGACCCCAAATCCTGTGAAGCAGTTATACAAGAGGAG aaaaaactaa